One Lagenorhynchus albirostris chromosome 8, mLagAlb1.1, whole genome shotgun sequence genomic region harbors:
- the LOC132524629 gene encoding uncharacterized LOC128031837 homolog yields the protein MYRFRLQLFTGISAAATAHSYPRRFSPLLVENSPLSRPPHRRTSKKCSSIG from the coding sequence ATGTATCGTTTCCGATTACAGCTCTTCACGGGGATTTCTGCTGCCGCCACCGCCCACTCTTACCCGCGCCGCTTCTCGCCTCTGTTAGTCGAAAACTCACCTCTCAGCCGCCCGCCGCACAGACGCACGAGTAAAAAGTGCAGCTCCATCGGCTGA